One region of Anaerolineae bacterium genomic DNA includes:
- a CDS encoding polyprenyl synthetase family protein: protein MEMIVTAKQVRSIILALPEMAVWPELVDLLTQEGDQPRVDWQLPALACQAVGGDPTLTLPVVGVIACAKLSCILVDGILDEDPQGDHQRMGAGRAANLALGLLAAAFALIGRCQVDEQTRARLTASLTEMALVGAMGQELDAQNRPGEANYWKVVRAKGSPFYAGSMEMGALMGGADAMLARGLYDFGTILGEMVQLYDDLEDAFKTPAAPDWRRGQNNLLILYAQTADHPQRERFIRLLPYVGDSQALQAAQEILIRSGAVSYCVYHLLERYRACRRLLKRLDLANPALLWDLLMT, encoded by the coding sequence ATGGAGATGATCGTCACCGCGAAACAGGTCAGATCTATAATCTTGGCCTTGCCTGAGATGGCTGTCTGGCCGGAGCTGGTGGACCTCCTCACGCAAGAGGGGGATCAGCCTCGCGTGGACTGGCAGTTGCCAGCGCTGGCCTGCCAGGCCGTGGGAGGGGATCCCACTCTGACGTTGCCTGTAGTAGGAGTGATCGCCTGTGCTAAGCTTAGTTGTATTCTAGTAGATGGCATCCTGGATGAGGATCCCCAGGGCGATCATCAGCGCATGGGGGCCGGCCGGGCGGCCAACCTGGCGTTGGGCTTGTTGGCCGCCGCCTTCGCCCTGATCGGCCGTTGTCAGGTGGACGAGCAGACGCGGGCAAGGTTGACAGCCAGTCTCACCGAGATGGCGCTGGTAGGGGCGATGGGCCAGGAGCTGGACGCGCAGAACCGGCCTGGGGAGGCCAACTACTGGAAAGTGGTGCGGGCCAAGGGGAGCCCTTTCTACGCGGGATCTATGGAGATGGGCGCGCTGATGGGTGGGGCGGACGCGATGCTGGCCAGGGGGCTGTATGACTTCGGTACTATTCTAGGGGAGATGGTTCAGTTATACGATGATTTGGAGGATGCCTTTAAGACGCCGGCCGCCCCGGATTGGCGCCGGGGGCAGAACAATCTCTTAATCCTGTACGCGCAGACGGCCGATCACCCGCAGCGCGAGCGGTTCATCCGCCTGCTGCCGTACGTAGGAGATTCCCAAGCCCTGCAGGCGGCGCAGGAGATCCTCATCCGCAGCGGCGCGGTGAGTTATTGCGTGTATCATCTGTTGGAGCGCTACCGGGCCTGTCGGCGGCTGCTCAAACGGCTGGACCTAGCAAATCCGGCCCTCCTGTGGGATCTGTTGATGAC
- a CDS encoding carbohydrate ABC transporter permease codes for MATVETTRAIVRPHPRAKVGVEIGRYLGRAVVYGILIAGCLVTLVPFLWMLSTSLKSSTEIIRLPPTLIPERPTLQSYRTIFTDPRVPLARFYLNSIVVSVSVVTMILFTSSLAGFVFAKYQFFGKNLLFTLILATMMIPFQVTMIPAYLILARLRLIDSLWGLIIPSATSAFGIFLMKQFIEGIPSELIDAARIDGASEFRIYTQIILPQMGPALATLGIFQFMGTWNDYLWPLIVITTTEKRTLPIMLTWYNSQHGARQDLSMAASVLVILPIIVVYFLFQRWIVRGIALTGFK; via the coding sequence ATGGCTACCGTAGAGACTACTAGGGCGATCGTTCGCCCTCACCCGCGAGCGAAGGTAGGGGTTGAAATCGGACGATATTTGGGACGGGCTGTGGTCTACGGCATCCTGATCGCAGGTTGCTTGGTCACTCTGGTGCCCTTCTTGTGGATGTTGAGCACCTCCCTGAAGTCTTCCACGGAGATCATTCGGCTGCCGCCTACATTGATTCCCGAGCGTCCCACGCTGCAGAGCTACCGCACGATCTTCACAGACCCGCGCGTGCCGCTGGCCCGTTTTTATCTCAACAGCATCGTCGTCAGCGTCAGCGTGGTGACGATGATCCTGTTCACTAGCTCACTGGCCGGGTTCGTCTTCGCTAAGTATCAGTTTTTTGGAAAGAATTTGCTGTTTACGTTGATCCTGGCCACGATGATGATCCCCTTCCAAGTGACCATGATCCCAGCCTATCTGATCCTGGCGCGCCTGCGTCTGATCGACAGCCTGTGGGGATTGATCATCCCCAGTGCGACGAGCGCCTTTGGCATCTTCTTGATGAAACAGTTCATTGAAGGGATCCCCAGCGAACTGATCGACGCGGCCCGCATCGATGGGGCATCCGAGTTCCGCATTTACACGCAGATCATCCTCCCGCAGATGGGGCCGGCCCTGGCCACGTTGGGCATTTTCCAATTCATGGGCACCTGGAACGATTACCTGTGGCCACTTATCGTCATCACGACGACGGAAAAGCGTACGTTGCCCATCATGCTCACTTGGTACAACTCGCAGCACGGCGCTCGCCAGGACCTCTCTATGGCCGCCTCTGTGTTGGTGATCCTGCCGATCATCGTCGTCTACTTCCTCTTCCAGCGTTGGATTGTGCGCGGCATCGCCCTGACCGGTTTTAAATAA
- the melA gene encoding alpha-galactosidase, whose translation MAKITFIGAGSTVFARNLLRDTFIFPELHNVTISLMDIDPDRLRTSEIVAHRVAEAAGARPTIEATTDRRRALDGADYVINMIQVGGYRPSTVIDFEIPKKYGLRQTIGDTLGIGGIMRALRTIPVMLDIARDMEELCPNALFINYTNPMAMLTWSMNQATRIRTVGLCHSVQGTAAHLARILGVPYEEITYVCAGINHMAFYLRFEHKGEDLYPRLRRVIEEGRVPDDDRVRFEMFRRLGYFVTESSEHFSEYVPYFIRRDRPDLIERFNIPLDEYPRRCEAQIAEWEEMRAALEDPDPEAIVRYERAKTEEWLKRIAEKDPQRAEQLRREWLSEQGTRAARHSGEYGTLIIHSMETGQPRVVYGNVMNYGLIDNLPQGCCVEVPCLVDGAGVQPVRVGTLPAHLAALIRTNVNVQELTVKAALERRRDYVYYAAMLDPHTAAELTMDEIYALVDDLIAAHGDYIPPFEE comes from the coding sequence ATGGCTAAGATCACTTTCATCGGCGCGGGCAGCACCGTCTTTGCCCGCAATCTCCTGCGCGATACTTTCATCTTCCCGGAGTTGCACAACGTTACCATCTCGCTGATGGACATTGATCCGGATCGGCTGCGCACGTCCGAGATCGTGGCCCATCGCGTGGCTGAGGCTGCTGGTGCTCGTCCCACCATCGAGGCCACCACGGACCGCCGGCGCGCCCTTGATGGCGCTGACTACGTCATCAACATGATCCAGGTGGGCGGCTATCGCCCCAGCACCGTCATCGACTTCGAGATCCCCAAGAAATACGGGCTGCGCCAGACCATCGGTGATACGTTGGGCATCGGCGGCATCATGCGCGCTTTGCGTACCATTCCCGTGATGCTCGATATTGCGCGTGACATGGAGGAGCTATGCCCTAATGCCCTTTTCATCAACTACACCAACCCTATGGCTATGCTCACCTGGTCGATGAACCAGGCTACCCGCATCCGAACGGTGGGGCTCTGCCACAGCGTCCAGGGGACTGCTGCTCATCTGGCCCGCATCCTGGGTGTCCCCTATGAGGAGATCACCTACGTCTGTGCCGGCATCAACCACATGGCCTTTTACTTGCGCTTCGAGCACAAAGGCGAGGACCTGTACCCCCGCTTGCGTCGAGTGATCGAGGAGGGGCGCGTGCCCGATGATGATCGCGTGCGTTTCGAGATGTTCCGCCGGCTGGGGTACTTCGTCACTGAGTCCAGCGAGCACTTCTCGGAATACGTGCCCTACTTTATCCGCCGCGATCGTCCGGACCTGATCGAGCGGTTCAACATACCTTTGGATGAATATCCCCGACGCTGTGAGGCGCAGATCGCCGAATGGGAGGAGATGCGGGCAGCCCTGGAGGACCCCGATCCAGAGGCAATCGTCCGCTACGAGCGAGCGAAGACAGAGGAGTGGCTTAAGCGCATCGCCGAGAAGGATCCGCAGCGCGCTGAGCAATTGCGGCGTGAGTGGCTCAGCGAGCAGGGGACACGCGCTGCGCGGCACTCCGGCGAGTACGGCACGTTGATCATTCACTCGATGGAGACCGGTCAGCCGCGGGTGGTCTATGGGAATGTGATGAATTACGGGCTAATAGACAACCTGCCGCAAGGGTGTTGTGTGGAGGTGCCATGTTTGGTAGATGGCGCCGGGGTGCAGCCCGTCCGCGTGGGTACGCTGCCGGCACATCTGGCGGCGCTCATCCGCACCAACGTCAACGTGCAGGAGCTCACGGTCAAGGCAGCCCTGGAGCGTCGTCGTGATTACGTCTACTACGCAGCCATGTTGGATCCCCATACCGCGGCTGAGCTGACGATGGACGAGATCTATGCGCTGGTGGACGACCTGATCGCCGCCCACGGGGATTACATCCCGCCGTTCGAAGAGTAG